The following proteins are co-located in the Wenzhouxiangella marina genome:
- a CDS encoding tetratricopeptide repeat protein produces MNRERRIHELFLAALDRPAEDRQDWLAEAAGDDPAVLTEVLALLDADAAATGEQDAIGRIIRDGARALDEASDDPEGGRIGQALGAWRLERHVASGGMGRVFLARRADGEYQALAAIKLLRGFPDDEALARLRRERQILADLDHPNIAGLLDGGSTEDGQPWLAIEWIDGRTIDAWCSDRDLDDRQRVALVIKVCAAVEAAHQRLVVHRDIKPGNVLVGKDGEPKLLDFGIAKLVDDSSAGTATRVRYYTPDFSSPEQVEGRAMTTLSDVYSLGRLLAAVLEAGRPGYRLPSELGAIVERATEAEPAQRYPGARALADDLENWLADRPVQAAAIGTLRRLAKFARRHRAAFATGTAAMLLLLAAGVWIVLENARARAAETEARRAAAQAEQVLTMMTGMIEASRPGAAGGRDLTVAEMLEAGERQQRSIAIDDPALDSRLQLALGEAWKALEEFDPAIERLAEAAAQAREAGDASTAVRALAAQAIVLTWNGRQEEAGAVLESAFADLEDGPAIEPSLRAELLNARGVWAIEDGRPDEARRDLEAALEIRQSIEPDSTAVAATLHTLGIAADRHGQPERALAFLDRALALKLGLRGRLDVSYANTQHVRGMVLRRLGRFDEAAEAMRDMIAIRQALFGDDDPLGNVNANEMANLLHDRGDYGQAIDFYRRAITADRRNQDDAPGDSEWIYLNNLAAAHEDRGDFRTAVGLLEQSIALRAAKFGDEHLNTVRAQDNLSRVLISLGEFERAESLNGRVVDQRRQQLGPDHPDVRIARLRGLRIAAERQPTDAAAVRAYVGAVEAWLSDQPATGSRALAQRGHAGRLLIGIGELDRARGHLRAASSGYRSALAEDHPRAAELELHLARIDRLEGRREAAEARLAAARPILQQRLAATAPALDLLASLEGSDAGD; encoded by the coding sequence ATGAACCGGGAACGGCGCATCCACGAACTCTTTCTGGCCGCGCTCGATCGGCCCGCGGAGGACCGGCAGGACTGGCTCGCCGAGGCGGCGGGTGACGATCCGGCGGTACTGACCGAAGTGCTGGCTCTGCTCGATGCGGACGCGGCCGCTACCGGCGAACAGGATGCGATCGGCCGCATCATCCGCGACGGGGCCCGCGCGCTCGACGAGGCGTCCGACGACCCCGAGGGCGGCCGGATCGGCCAGGCGCTCGGAGCGTGGCGGCTCGAGCGGCATGTCGCGTCCGGCGGCATGGGTCGGGTCTTCCTGGCCCGGCGGGCCGACGGCGAGTACCAGGCGCTGGCCGCGATCAAGCTACTGCGTGGCTTTCCGGACGACGAGGCGCTGGCCCGACTGCGTCGTGAACGACAGATCCTGGCCGATCTCGATCATCCCAACATCGCCGGCCTGCTCGACGGCGGCAGTACCGAGGACGGCCAGCCGTGGCTGGCGATCGAATGGATCGATGGTCGGACGATCGACGCCTGGTGCAGCGACCGCGACCTCGACGATCGGCAGCGCGTCGCACTCGTGATCAAGGTCTGTGCGGCCGTCGAGGCGGCACACCAGCGCCTGGTGGTGCATCGGGACATCAAGCCCGGCAATGTCCTGGTGGGCAAGGACGGCGAGCCGAAGCTGCTCGATTTCGGCATCGCCAAGCTCGTCGACGATTCCTCCGCTGGTACCGCCACGCGGGTACGCTACTACACGCCGGATTTCTCCAGCCCCGAACAGGTCGAAGGGCGCGCCATGACTACGCTGTCCGACGTCTACAGCCTCGGCCGCCTGCTCGCGGCCGTGCTCGAGGCCGGTCGCCCGGGATACCGTCTTCCGTCCGAACTCGGCGCCATTGTCGAGCGTGCGACCGAAGCGGAGCCAGCGCAGCGCTACCCCGGGGCGCGGGCGCTGGCCGACGACCTCGAAAACTGGCTCGCCGATCGGCCGGTGCAGGCCGCAGCCATCGGCACGCTGCGGCGGCTGGCCAAGTTCGCGCGCAGGCATCGCGCCGCGTTCGCTACGGGCACCGCCGCGATGCTGCTGCTGCTGGCCGCCGGTGTCTGGATCGTCCTCGAAAACGCTCGTGCGCGCGCCGCCGAAACCGAGGCGCGCCGGGCGGCGGCGCAGGCCGAACAGGTGTTGACGATGATGACCGGGATGATCGAGGCCTCGCGACCCGGCGCGGCGGGCGGGCGCGATCTGACGGTGGCCGAGATGCTCGAGGCCGGCGAACGGCAACAGCGATCCATCGCCATCGACGACCCGGCCCTGGACTCGCGCCTGCAGCTGGCCCTGGGCGAAGCCTGGAAGGCACTGGAGGAATTCGACCCCGCGATCGAACGGCTGGCCGAAGCGGCGGCACAGGCACGGGAAGCGGGTGACGCGAGCACCGCGGTCCGGGCGCTGGCCGCGCAGGCGATCGTGCTGACCTGGAACGGTCGGCAGGAGGAGGCGGGCGCCGTGCTCGAAAGCGCATTTGCGGACCTCGAGGATGGACCGGCGATCGAGCCATCGCTGCGCGCAGAATTGCTGAACGCCCGGGGTGTCTGGGCGATCGAAGACGGCCGGCCCGACGAGGCCCGCCGCGACCTCGAGGCCGCGCTCGAAATTCGTCAGAGCATCGAGCCGGATTCCACCGCCGTTGCCGCCACGCTGCATACGCTGGGCATCGCCGCCGATCGGCACGGCCAGCCCGAGCGCGCGCTCGCTTTCCTCGACCGCGCTCTCGCTCTCAAGCTCGGCCTGCGGGGACGCCTCGATGTGAGCTACGCCAACACCCAGCACGTTCGAGGCATGGTGCTGCGCCGTCTCGGCCGCTTCGACGAGGCGGCCGAGGCCATGCGCGACATGATCGCGATTCGGCAGGCGCTGTTCGGCGACGATGATCCACTCGGCAACGTCAATGCGAACGAAATGGCCAACCTGCTGCACGACCGCGGTGACTATGGGCAGGCGATCGACTTCTATCGTCGTGCCATCACAGCCGACCGGCGTAATCAGGACGATGCGCCGGGCGATAGCGAATGGATCTACCTGAACAATCTGGCCGCCGCGCACGAGGATCGGGGGGATTTCCGGACCGCTGTGGGACTGCTGGAGCAATCGATCGCACTTCGCGCGGCGAAGTTCGGCGATGAGCACCTCAACACCGTGCGTGCACAGGACAATCTGAGCCGGGTACTGATCTCCCTGGGTGAGTTCGAACGTGCCGAATCATTGAACGGCAGGGTCGTCGATCAGCGGCGGCAGCAGCTCGGCCCCGATCACCCCGACGTCAGGATCGCCCGGCTGCGCGGTCTGCGGATCGCGGCCGAACGGCAGCCCACCGACGCCGCAGCGGTGCGCGCCTATGTCGGCGCGGTCGAGGCCTGGCTGTCCGACCAGCCGGCCACCGGATCGCGCGCGCTGGCCCAGCGCGGCCATGCCGGGCGGCTGTTGATCGGCATCGGCGAGCTCGACAGGGCCCGGGGCCATCTGCGCGCCGCCAGCTCGGGCTACCGTTCCGCCCTGGCCGAGGACCACCCCAGGGCCGCCGAGCTGGAACTACACCTGGCGCGCATCGACCGGCTCGAGGGCCGCCGGGAAGCGGCCGAAGCCCGCCTGGCTGCGGCGCGGCCGATCCTGCAGCAGCGCCTGGCAGCGACCGCCCCGGCGCTCGACCTGCTCGCGTCCCTCGAGGGTTCCGACGCCGGCGATTGA
- a CDS encoding FG-GAP repeat protein yields MRLHRPRPACRPTFADTAFAAQHTLRHVLASLILPLVLLSLPVLVAWAETAPSDPSPSAAPVRLPSGLDVNDWQAIRAGIEAHRQSEAIRAVSGSAAGAHTATHPRTVNLTFAQQAYLKASNTGQNDALGYSVAISGDTVVVGAFLERSGATGVGGDQDDDSATAAGAAYVFVRDEDQTWTQQAYLKASNAELGDQFGWSVAISGDTIAVGANAESSSARGVNGDQDDNAAPASGAVYVFVRDGTSWSQQAYLKASNTDPLDRFGHSVAISGDRLVVGAPFEDSPFTRPDITNDLINKQWNRAPDHDAGAVYVFVRNEGSWTQQVYLKPSWNSSDDRFGHSVAISGDTVVVGSPNEDSSGTGVEPGNGDSFAPVDSPQRDDSAPQAGAVWVFLHDPDFFRWNGWKPQAYVKASNTDAGDAFGSAIAISGDTLVIGAPGEDSEATGLDGEQGNNSANGAGATYVFQRSEIDNETVWQQQAYLKASNTGQGDQFGWSVAISGDMLVVAAEREDSGATGVDGAQDDDSAVDSGAAYLFRRSGAGWQQQAYLKASNTGPFDAFGLSAAVSGTTAVVGAPAEGSAATGVNGDGSDDSAPYSGAAYVFDLARYLIGGTVSGLGGTGLVLQNNGGDDLEISANGAFAFPTTVLDGNSYSVTVASQPTDPDRACTVTNGQGVLNGADITDVQVTCRPDAVFADRFASPAPDDP; encoded by the coding sequence ATGAGACTGCACCGCCCCCGCCCTGCCTGCCGGCCGACATTCGCCGACACAGCCTTTGCCGCACAGCACACCCTGCGGCACGTGCTGGCATCGCTGATCCTGCCGCTGGTGCTGTTGTCCCTGCCCGTGCTGGTCGCCTGGGCAGAGACCGCGCCGTCCGACCCGTCCCCGTCTGCTGCACCGGTGAGACTGCCCTCGGGTCTTGACGTGAACGACTGGCAGGCGATCCGGGCCGGCATCGAAGCGCATCGCCAGTCCGAGGCCATCCGTGCCGTGTCCGGTAGCGCTGCCGGGGCCCATACGGCGACCCACCCGCGGACCGTCAACCTCACCTTCGCACAGCAGGCCTACCTCAAGGCGTCCAACACCGGCCAGAACGATGCCCTTGGTTACTCCGTCGCGATCAGCGGCGACACGGTGGTGGTCGGGGCCTTTCTCGAGCGCAGCGGCGCCACCGGGGTCGGCGGCGATCAGGACGACGACTCGGCGACGGCCGCCGGCGCGGCCTACGTGTTCGTGCGCGACGAGGACCAGACCTGGACCCAGCAGGCCTATCTCAAGGCGTCCAATGCCGAGCTGGGCGATCAGTTCGGCTGGTCGGTCGCGATCAGCGGCGACACGATCGCGGTCGGGGCCAACGCCGAGAGCAGCAGCGCCCGGGGCGTTAACGGCGATCAGGACGACAACGCGGCTCCCGCCTCCGGCGCGGTCTATGTGTTCGTGCGCGACGGCACGAGCTGGAGCCAGCAGGCCTACCTCAAGGCCTCGAACACCGACCCGCTCGACCGCTTCGGCCACTCGGTCGCGATCAGCGGGGACAGGCTGGTGGTCGGCGCCCCGTTCGAGGACAGCCCGTTCACCCGGCCGGATATAACCAACGATCTCATCAACAAGCAATGGAACAGGGCGCCGGACCACGACGCCGGCGCGGTCTACGTCTTTGTCCGCAATGAAGGCAGCTGGACGCAGCAGGTCTACCTCAAGCCCTCCTGGAACTCTTCCGACGACCGGTTCGGCCACTCGGTCGCGATCAGCGGCGATACGGTCGTCGTCGGCTCGCCGAACGAGGACAGCAGCGGGACCGGTGTCGAACCCGGCAATGGCGATAGCTTCGCCCCCGTGGATTCTCCGCAGCGGGACGATTCCGCCCCCCAGGCCGGCGCGGTGTGGGTGTTCCTGCACGACCCCGACTTCTTTCGCTGGAATGGCTGGAAACCCCAGGCCTACGTGAAGGCCTCCAACACCGACGCGGGCGATGCATTCGGTTCCGCGATCGCCATCAGCGGCGATACCCTCGTCATCGGCGCGCCCGGCGAAGACAGCGAGGCGACCGGCCTCGATGGCGAGCAGGGCAACAATTCGGCCAACGGCGCCGGCGCGACCTACGTGTTCCAGCGCAGCGAAATCGACAACGAAACGGTCTGGCAGCAGCAGGCCTACCTCAAGGCGTCCAATACCGGGCAGGGCGATCAGTTCGGCTGGTCGGTCGCGATCAGCGGCGACATGCTGGTGGTCGCAGCCGAGCGCGAGGACTCCGGCGCCACCGGCGTCGATGGCGCTCAGGACGACGACTCGGCGGTCGATTCGGGCGCGGCCTACCTGTTCCGGCGCAGCGGTGCTGGCTGGCAGCAACAGGCCTACCTCAAGGCGTCCAATACCGGCCCGTTCGATGCCTTCGGCCTGTCGGCGGCGGTCAGCGGCACGACGGCGGTGGTCGGTGCGCCGGCCGAGGGCAGCGCAGCCACCGGCGTCAACGGGGACGGCAGCGACGATTCGGCCCCGTACTCCGGCGCCGCCTACGTCTTCGATCTGGCCCGCTACCTGATCGGCGGCACGGTTTCCGGCCTGGGCGGCACTGGCCTGGTACTGCAGAACAACGGCGGTGACGATCTGGAGATCAGCGCCAACGGGGCCTTCGCCTTTCCGACGACGGTGCTCGATGGCAACAGCTATTCCGTCACCGTGGCCAGTCAGCCCACCGATCCCGACCGGGCCTGCACCGTGACGAACGGTCAGGGTGTGCTGAACGGCGCGGACATCACCGATGTGCAGGTGACCTGTCGCCCGGATGCCGTATTTGCCGACCGCTTCGCGTCGCCGGCCCCGGACGATCCCTAA
- a CDS encoding type II toxin-antitoxin system RelE family toxin, whose translation MASYRLEFKRSVARDLRAIPKKDVRKILDRIEALPGNPRPAGCEKLSGLERYRIRQGRYRILYEIIDDRLLITVVKIGHRRSVYRNA comes from the coding sequence ATGGCAAGCTATAGGCTGGAATTCAAGCGCTCGGTCGCCAGGGACCTCCGCGCCATTCCGAAAAAGGACGTCCGGAAAATCCTCGATCGCATCGAAGCGCTGCCCGGCAATCCACGTCCGGCCGGCTGCGAAAAGCTCTCGGGTCTCGAGCGCTACCGGATTCGCCAGGGGCGTTACCGGATTCTCTACGAGATCATCGACGACAGATTGCTCATCACCGTCGTCAAGATCGGTCATCGCCGATCCGTCTACAGGAACGCGTAA
- a CDS encoding CcdB family protein — protein sequence MARSDLFRNENEEDYLLDVQSELLSGLNTRVVVPLLPRSSGPAAAEHLNPVFIIQDQEVVMATQFMAAVPQSELRTAFDSLEAKRDEIAAALDTLFLGF from the coding sequence ATGGCCCGCTCTGATCTGTTCAGGAACGAAAACGAAGAGGACTATTTGCTCGACGTCCAGTCAGAGCTCCTGAGCGGCCTAAATACACGAGTCGTCGTGCCGCTGCTGCCCAGGTCTTCAGGCCCGGCAGCTGCCGAGCACCTCAATCCCGTCTTTATCATCCAGGATCAGGAAGTGGTGATGGCGACGCAGTTCATGGCCGCAGTTCCACAGAGCGAATTGCGCACTGCATTCGACAGCCTCGAGGCGAAGCGAGACGAGATCGCGGCAGCGCTGGATACGCTGTTCCTCGGCTTCTGA
- a CDS encoding type II toxin-antitoxin system CcdA family antitoxin — protein sequence MQATKRKESSRKAANLSLDSALLEEARALGINISRSAEAGIAEAVKQHKRARWLRENASALASSNEYVEANGLPLSRYRQF from the coding sequence ATGCAAGCTACCAAAAGGAAAGAATCCAGCCGTAAAGCTGCCAATCTGTCGCTTGACAGCGCGCTGCTGGAAGAGGCCAGAGCCCTCGGGATCAATATTTCCCGGTCAGCGGAGGCAGGCATCGCCGAGGCTGTGAAGCAGCACAAGAGGGCGCGGTGGCTACGAGAAAACGCCAGCGCTCTCGCGAGTTCGAACGAATACGTCGAAGCGAATGGTTTGCCGCTGTCCCGCTACCGGCAGTTCTGA
- a CDS encoding DUF6036 family nucleotidyltransferase, whose translation MQDSLQQALQELVDRIARQVRADQVVDAFLAGGVATYMHLQKAGGSAAESARYSEDADLHFGRSLILEDLPVVAYKDRDGDERMLALDGSYTIDIGLRHPDCFDDAEFLFSSANGRVRLFLLNPMDLAVTKTGRFQDHDRADIESLARAGLLEAEAFRERATEALDYLATDPAMVRIHIDEAAELIAASSSSAPE comes from the coding sequence ATGCAGGACAGTCTGCAGCAGGCGCTCCAGGAGCTCGTCGATCGGATCGCCCGCCAGGTCAGAGCTGACCAGGTGGTCGACGCCTTTCTGGCCGGCGGTGTCGCCACCTACATGCACCTCCAGAAAGCCGGCGGATCCGCTGCTGAATCAGCAAGGTACTCCGAGGATGCGGATCTGCACTTCGGTCGATCCCTGATTCTCGAAGACCTCCCGGTGGTGGCCTACAAGGATCGGGATGGCGATGAGCGAATGCTGGCTTTGGATGGCAGCTACACGATCGATATCGGCTTGCGCCATCCCGACTGTTTCGACGACGCAGAATTCCTCTTTTCCAGTGCCAACGGACGTGTGCGCTTGTTTCTCTTGAACCCTATGGACCTTGCGGTCACCAAGACCGGCCGCTTTCAGGACCATGACAGGGCAGACATCGAATCGCTCGCGAGGGCCGGGCTGCTCGAAGCGGAAGCGTTTCGTGAACGGGCTACAGAGGCCCTGGATTACCTGGCAACCGACCCAGCAATGGTGCGCATCCATATCGACGAAGCGGCCGAGTTGATTGCGGCGTCATCTTCTTCCGCTCCCGAATGA
- a CDS encoding protein-export chaperone SecB, with protein MNSPLQLEHYFFERMHCLAKSDIEFEDVRAWHEADSSRFQLTVELATNPEAEHQWQVSVDLRTSGDYPAPSPYELRFTAVGFFVVDEDFKHDNIEHLIRVNGSSVLYSAMREFVSLFTSRAPWGSVMLPTINFRLLAAKPSDDNENE; from the coding sequence ATGAACTCGCCGCTACAGCTTGAGCACTACTTCTTCGAGCGCATGCACTGCCTCGCGAAGTCCGACATCGAATTCGAGGATGTGAGGGCCTGGCACGAGGCGGACAGCAGTCGTTTCCAGTTGACCGTCGAACTTGCAACCAATCCAGAAGCGGAGCACCAGTGGCAGGTCAGCGTAGACCTTCGAACCAGCGGCGACTATCCGGCTCCTTCACCCTATGAACTTCGCTTCACCGCAGTCGGATTTTTCGTTGTGGACGAAGATTTCAAGCACGACAACATCGAACATCTGATCCGAGTCAATGGCTCTTCGGTCCTCTACTCCGCCATGCGTGAATTCGTCTCGCTGTTCACTTCAAGAGCGCCCTGGGGCTCTGTCATGCTACCGACAATTAACTTCCGGTTGCTTGCTGCAAAGCCATCCGATGACAATGAAAATGAATGA
- a CDS encoding helix-turn-helix transcriptional regulator, whose amino-acid sequence MHHTQTNPLDRFRDTLDYELANVEMDFTDSLESLMQRRGVNKSELARRIETSPAYITKILRGSTNFTLETMVKLVRALDGELHLRACAKEDKARWFHAIQPEKMMGSRLAQIPKPTQRTQYRLIGSSEVEHELAATA is encoded by the coding sequence ATGCACCACACTCAGACCAATCCGCTCGACCGATTCCGCGATACGCTCGACTACGAGCTCGCCAATGTGGAAATGGATTTCACCGACTCGCTGGAATCACTGATGCAGCGTCGCGGCGTCAACAAGAGCGAGCTGGCTCGCCGCATCGAAACGAGCCCGGCCTACATCACCAAGATTCTGCGCGGCAGCACCAACTTCACGCTGGAAACGATGGTCAAGCTGGTACGAGCCCTCGACGGCGAGCTGCACCTCCGCGCCTGCGCCAAGGAAGACAAGGCGCGCTGGTTTCATGCGATCCAGCCAGAAAAAATGATGGGTAGCCGCCTAGCCCAAATACCCAAGCCAACACAACGCACTCAATACCGCCTCATCGGATCCTCGGAAGTCGAACATGAACTCGCCGCTACAGCTTGA
- a CDS encoding type II toxin-antitoxin system RelE/ParE family toxin, with protein sequence MRVQTLSRKNWHLIEKVDASGSGLVSGFLTGLGANKQREAARMTALLDRVAAHGPRQGTAKCHQIQGEIWELIHGQLRILFAHDGHQLIVCTRGFIKKSQKTPKKEIKRAERILREFREARDGNDLEWG encoded by the coding sequence ATGCGGGTCCAGACGCTCAGCCGTAAAAACTGGCACCTGATCGAAAAAGTCGACGCCAGCGGTTCCGGGCTGGTTTCGGGCTTTCTGACTGGACTGGGCGCCAACAAGCAACGAGAAGCCGCGAGGATGACCGCACTGCTGGACCGTGTCGCCGCCCATGGCCCTCGCCAGGGCACGGCAAAATGCCATCAGATTCAGGGTGAAATCTGGGAATTGATCCACGGCCAGCTACGAATACTGTTTGCCCATGACGGGCATCAATTGATCGTCTGCACCCGCGGATTCATCAAGAAATCCCAGAAAACACCAAAGAAGGAAATCAAGCGGGCCGAGCGGATCCTCAGGGAATTCCGCGAGGCGCGTGACGGCAACGACCTCGAATGGGGCTAA
- a CDS encoding type II toxin-antitoxin system HicB family antitoxin, producing MHRYAIIIFWSDEDDAFIADVLELPGCQAHGSSQAEALTKAQQAIDLWLDTAREFGDPIPEPKGRRLLYA from the coding sequence ATGCACAGATACGCGATCATCATTTTCTGGAGCGACGAGGACGATGCCTTCATCGCAGACGTTTTGGAACTCCCGGGCTGTCAAGCGCACGGCAGCTCACAGGCCGAGGCGCTGACCAAGGCTCAACAGGCCATCGACCTCTGGCTCGACACCGCTCGAGAGTTCGGAGATCCCATTCCAGAACCCAAGGGTCGCCGCTTGCTGTACGCTTAG
- a CDS encoding type II toxin-antitoxin system HicA family toxin, translating to MTKSTSPRWRLPLGRLKVLSGADVCRILESRGFEQVRQKGSHVIMQRSVGNSSITVPVPLHKELKGGTLQSIIRQSKLPRELFEA from the coding sequence GTGACGAAATCTACATCACCCAGATGGAGGTTGCCGTTGGGTCGCCTTAAGGTCCTGTCCGGAGCCGACGTTTGCAGGATTCTCGAGTCGCGGGGTTTCGAGCAAGTGCGCCAGAAGGGCAGCCACGTCATCATGCAAAGATCCGTAGGCAACTCGTCAATTACCGTACCTGTTCCACTGCACAAGGAACTGAAAGGCGGCACCCTGCAGTCGATCATCCGTCAGAGCAAGCTCCCACGCGAGCTCTTCGAGGCCTGA
- a CDS encoding type II toxin-antitoxin system HicB family antitoxin: MTQRFTAIIEREDDMYVALCPELDIASQGESVSEARNNLREAIELFLEAASPDEIQSRLSDEIYITQMEVAVGSP; encoded by the coding sequence ATGACCCAGCGTTTCACGGCCATCATCGAACGCGAGGACGACATGTATGTCGCGCTTTGCCCGGAACTGGACATCGCCAGCCAGGGTGAATCGGTGTCCGAGGCTCGGAATAACCTCCGCGAAGCGATCGAGCTGTTCCTGGAAGCAGCGTCACCCGATGAAATCCAGAGCCGCCTGAGTGACGAAATCTACATCACCCAGATGGAGGTTGCCGTTGGGTCGCCTTAA
- a CDS encoding MT-A70 family methyltransferase — MIGKVHKITEPNPSNDLINKVSGEYSTILADPPWQFQNRTGKVAPEHRRLLRYPTMELKEIMDLPVSRLAAATSHLYLWVPNALLMEGLRVMEAWGFTYKTNLVWYKVRKDGGPDGRGVGFYFRNVTELILFGVRGSMRTLPPGRSQVNLLATRKREHSRKPDEVYQLVESCSPGPYLELFARFKQPGWHQWGNEDVEENSLYGVAKRKAHSEGQMRLLDTPKGYKVK; from the coding sequence ATGATAGGAAAAGTACATAAGATCACAGAACCTAACCCGTCAAACGATCTGATCAACAAAGTCTCCGGCGAGTATTCAACGATCTTGGCGGACCCACCGTGGCAGTTTCAAAACCGCACGGGCAAGGTGGCGCCAGAGCATCGACGCTTACTACGTTACCCAACGATGGAGCTGAAGGAGATTATGGATTTACCAGTCTCGAGACTGGCGGCAGCGACATCACATCTTTACCTCTGGGTTCCGAACGCGTTGCTTATGGAGGGACTCCGCGTAATGGAAGCTTGGGGATTCACCTACAAGACGAACTTGGTCTGGTATAAGGTCAGGAAGGATGGGGGACCAGACGGGCGCGGCGTCGGATTCTATTTTCGCAATGTGACAGAGTTGATTTTGTTTGGCGTTCGAGGAAGCATGAGAACTCTACCACCTGGCCGTAGTCAAGTGAATTTGCTCGCTACGAGGAAAAGAGAGCACTCGCGTAAGCCCGACGAAGTCTATCAGCTAGTAGAGTCGTGTTCCCCAGGACCTTATTTGGAGCTTTTCGCCCGGTTCAAGCAGCCTGGCTGGCACCAGTGGGGCAACGAAGATGTTGAGGAAAACTCCCTTTATGGCGTCGCTAAGCGAAAAGCTCACAGTGAAGGACAGATGCGGCTTTTAGATACACCCAAGGGTTACAAAGTCAAGTAG
- a CDS encoding BglII/BstYI family type II restriction endonuclease, producing the protein MLEQLRKLGFEVLALHHAEAIISKDMPQSAIEIESVLQEISLPIEELIRGGGGEGKLTQRIRHALADYGWVKHNFEIKKTVDGEEKESLSHEIDHVKTFDGWTFALEIEWNNKDPFFDRDLENFKRLHADGVISVGAIITRGSSLQNSMRDLVTRFSRDQGFSDIENLRDYYSPTTRQIEKIRRAIKSADDFHTGWANAFVSDKFGEATTHWRKLEDRVHRGVGNPCPLLLIGIPSSVVTF; encoded by the coding sequence ATGCTAGAGCAGCTTAGAAAGCTAGGGTTTGAGGTGTTGGCGCTGCATCATGCCGAGGCAATTATCTCGAAAGACATGCCCCAGTCAGCGATCGAGATTGAGTCTGTATTGCAGGAAATATCACTTCCCATTGAAGAACTTATTAGAGGGGGAGGTGGCGAAGGAAAGCTCACGCAACGGATCAGACACGCTTTAGCGGACTACGGTTGGGTAAAGCACAATTTTGAAATCAAAAAGACCGTTGACGGGGAAGAAAAAGAATCACTGTCTCACGAGATCGATCACGTTAAGACTTTCGACGGCTGGACTTTTGCGTTGGAAATCGAGTGGAACAACAAAGACCCGTTCTTTGACCGGGACTTGGAAAACTTCAAGCGCCTGCATGCTGATGGAGTTATCTCAGTGGGCGCGATCATCACTCGCGGGAGCTCCCTTCAGAATTCGATGCGCGACCTTGTTACCAGGTTCTCGAGAGACCAAGGATTCTCAGATATTGAGAATTTGCGTGATTACTATAGCCCTACAACAAGACAAATAGAAAAAATCAGGCGCGCAATCAAATCAGCCGACGATTTTCATACAGGCTGGGCAAATGCCTTTGTGTCCGACAAGTTCGGAGAAGCAACGACTCACTGGCGGAAGTTGGAGGATAGAGTTCATCGTGGAGTAGGAAATCCATGTCCACTGCTCTTAATAGGAATCCCTTCTTCCGTAGTCACTTTTTAG